The DNA region ATGCCGAACTTCACATCGGGGGCAATCACCCTGATGAGCGCCTCCACGGGGTCGGTCCCAGCGGCCCGGAGGACGGCCGTGTGCCAGCCGGGGGAGAGTTGGACGTCCACCACGGTGTCTATGAGCCCGCCCCGGTCAGCCTTGACGCGGGTCACGACGTCGCCGATGGTGATTTCCACATCCGTAAAATGCACGGGAACGCTGGTAAAGGCCCGCCATCCGCGCACGTTCTGCGTGCCGTTGCGGGCTGCATGTTCCGCGCTGCTGCCGGGGGCTGGTTTCTTGGTGAGCAGGACGCGGCCCAGCACCCGGACCCAGCCGGTGGATCCGTAGCCTTGGTAGGCGACGGTCTGGGGCACGAAGTTCCACCGCCTGGCCAGCTTCATGCGGGCGACGTTGACGCCGTCGGAAAGCCGGTGCGCCAGCCTGAAGACCTGGTTGCCGGACACCGTTGTGCCGTGTGGTGTGCCATTCGGTGCGACCTGTGGTGCGTTCTGCGATGAGTCCTGCGGAGCCCTGTCCATTCCTCCACTCTGCCACAGGGCGACCCGCGGTGCGGAGGGGAAGGGCAGGTTTAGCAGCTTCGGCATGCTTCCGTGACGTTCAGCCTTCGCCGACGATCCAGCGGAGCGTCTCGGCGTTCCGCACGGCGTTCCCGCCGCCGTCGTTATTGAAATACACAAACACGTCCTGTCCACGTCCGGACCACTCGCGGATCCGGTCCGCCCACCAGTGCAGGTCCGTATCCGAATAGGATCCGCCGTACAGGTGTTGGTGATCCGGTCCGTGAAGCCGCACATAGACAAACGGAGCCGTGGTCTTCAGGATGCACGGGAGATTCGCTCCGCTCATGATGCAGTAGGCTGCCTGATGCCGCTCCAGCAGGCCGAATACGTCCGGATGGTCCCAGCTGGGATGGCGGAATTCGACGGCCACCCGGATCCACCACGGCATCGCGGAGAGGAAGTAGTCCAGCCGGGCATCGTCCCGGCCCATCTGGGGCGGCAGCTGGACCAGCAGGACGGCGCGTTTGTCGCCAAGCTCATGCCAGCAGCGGGCAATCCGCTCCAGCCAGACCTCCGGCGCGTAGAGCTTTTTGCCATGTGTCAGCCCGCGCGGGGCTTTGACGGACATCGAGAAGCCGGAGGGGAGCCGACGGCGCCAGCTGGCGAACGACGTGTCCCTGGGCCAGCGGTAGAAACTCGCGTTGAGTTCAACGGTGCCGAAGCGGGAAACATAGTGCTGGAGCCGGTCCCTGGCCGGAAGCCCCGGCGGATAGAGCACGTTCTCCCAGTGGTCATAGCTCCAGCCGGATGTGCCGATGTGGATGGCCAAGGTCAGACGAAGTGGGTCTTGAGTGAACCGCCGCCGGCGGAGTACACAATAGCGGCGGCCACTTCCCTGAGTTTCACGTTCCGTGTGCTTGATGCCGATTTGATGAGCTCGATCGCCTCGTCCTGGCTGCAGCGGTTCTGGGCGATGATGATGCCCACGGCGGTGTCGATCACGGTGCGGGAGTCCAGCGCTGCCTTGAGGTTCGTGGCGGCATCGGAGCGCTGGGCAAGCCTCACGGCCAGGCGGAGCCCCTTGGACGCCTGCGCTACGTAACTGACCGCGTGCTCTACGGCTTCTGCGTCGAAGGCGTGGGCCCGGTCCGAATAGAGGTTGAGTCCGGCCCTGGCCTCGTCGCCCGACAGCTCAAAAGGAACGGCCAGCACTGAATGGATGCCGTGCTCCAGGACAACCGCCGTGTAGTCGGGCCACATCGTTTCCGTCCTGAAGTCAGGTATATGCACCAGGACGCCCTCCCTGGCGCATCTGAGGCATGGCCCGTCGTCGTAGTTGTATTGGAGCTCGTCCAGCAACTGTGCCCGTTCCCCGCTGCTGGCTACGGTGGCCGCCGTGCGATGCCGCAGCAACGTGATGCCGCAGAGCACTTCGCCACGCGGCCCGGACAGGTCTTCGGCCGTATACCGGGCAAGTTCGTTGAGAAAGTCCCCTACGTCCTGGGTGTCCAGGAGAAGGTCCTGGACCTTTCCGGAGACCATTTCGGGCGGTGAAGGGTGTTCCATGGGTGCCTCCCGTGTTGCCGGCCAAGTAGGGCCGCTCTGGCGGTCAAAAGGCCAGCACTGACGCCGTTCGGCAAGCTGCTTTACCGTATTTTCAGGCTACACCCCCTTTGCTCCGAGGCCCCTCGGAGGATCCATGTGGCAATGTATGGGAATGGCGCGAATTGAAGATTACGCGGTGGTTGGCGATCTCCACACTGCTGCCCTGGTGAGTACCGCCGGGTCCATCGATTGGCTGTGCCTTCCGCGGTTCGACTCCCCGGCCTGCTTCAACGCACTCCTGGACACGCCGGAGGCCGGGCGGTGGCTTCTTGCCCCTGAGGGTGGCGGCACCTGCGCCAGGCGGGGCTACCGGGACGGGACACTTGTCCTCGAAACGGAGTGGGAGACCCCCCAGGGGACAGTCCGCGTGATCGACTTCATGCCGCCGCGGGATGAAGTGGCGGACATCGTGCGGATCGTGGAAGGCGTCAGCGGAACGGTCCGGATGCACAGCGAGCTGGCGCTGAGGTTCGACTACGGGCACATAGTGCCATGGGTCCGCAAGGATGAGCTGGGCGTTCATGCGATCGCCGGCCCGGACGCCGTCTACTTCGTCACGAAGGCGCCCGTCAGCGGTGAGGACATGCGCAGCGTAAGCGACTTCACGGTGCGGGCGGGGGAGCGGGTCCCGTTCGTCCTTACCTGGGCCCCCAGCCATGTCCCGCGCCCGCACTCCGTGGACGCCGAAGAGGTGCTGGGCACCACAGTGGCATTCTGGCGCGGATGGGCGTCCCAATGCACCGTCAAGGGCAAATACCAGGATGCCGTGGTGCGCTCACTGGTGACATTGAAGGCCCTCACGTACGCACCGACGGGCGGCATCGTTGCGGCCGTGACCACGTCCCTGCCCGAACAACTCGGCGGACCCCGCAACTGGGACTACCGATACTGCTGGCTGCGGGACGCCACCATGACGCTGCAGGCGCTCCTGGCCGCGGGCTATACAGCGGAGGCAGCCGCCTGGCGGGATTGGCTGCTCCGCGCAGTGGCGGGGGATCCGGCGGACCTGCAGATCATGTACGGGATCCACGGTGAACGGAGGCTTCCGGAGATGGAGCTGCCCTGGCTCGCCGGTTACGAAAACTCCACCCCGGTGCGGATCGGCAATGGCGCCGCGGAGCAGTTGCAGCTGGACGTGTGGGGCGAAGTCCTGGACTGCCTGGCCTTGACGCGCAATTCCCTGCTAAAGCATCCGGATGAGGCCTGGGACGTGCAGGTCGCGCTGATGCAGCACCTGGAAACCATCTGGGACCAACCGGACAACGGCCTCTGGGAGATGCGCGGACCGCGCCGCCATTTCACGCACTCCAAGGTGATGGCCTGGGTTGCCGCGGACCGGATGGTGAAGGGGGTCCGTGAGTCCGGGCTGCCTGGTCCTGTTGAGCGCTGGGAGGCTCTTCGGGACACCATCCACCGGGACGTCATGGCCAACGGCTTCGATGCCGCACGCAACACGTTCGTGCAGGCATACGGGCGCCCTGAGCTGGATGCCAGCCTCCTGCTCATCCCGCGGGTGGGGTTCCTGCCCCCGGATGATCCGAAGGTCGTGGGGACCATCGACGCGATCCAGCGCGAGCTGACCGAAGGCGGTTTTGTTCTCCGGTACCGTCCCGCAGACAGCGACGACGGACTTCCGGGGGACGAGGGCGTGTTCCTTGCCTGTTCGTTTTGGATGGTGGAGGCGCTCCTGGGTGCGGGCCGCCGTCGGGAATCTGTTGAACTCTTTGAACGCCTGCTGGAGCTGCGCAACGATGTGGGCCTTCTGAGCGAGGAGTGGGCAGTCCGGGCAGGCCGGCAATTGGGCAACACACCCCAGGCATTCAGCCACTTCGGGCTTGTGACCAGCGCCTTGGAGCTGCATCAGGATACGTTTCGCCGGAGCGATATGCCCATTCCCCCGGAGTCGGGGAGAGTGGCGTAGTTGCCTGCAAGGGGATGCAGCACTTCTCCTTGGCAGAATCGGTAAGTATACTTACTAACACTTCATGGGGTTGTTCCCAAAAGGCACAGCGCCGTGACTGACGAAGGGTGGTTGGAATGGCTGGACATTTCGAACTCGTGGATGCGCCTGACGGTGGCTACAGGGTCAGGATGCTGGATGGTTCAGGAAGCCTGATGGCCATCTCGGTGACCTTTCCTACCAAGCGCGCAGCCGTTGCCGGTGTAGCCATGGCGCGCGAGATCGCCGGCACGGGCCTGATCAGGGACCTTAGCCATGACGGGGCGGGGACCGTCATCAGGGAGCGGGTCCGGCCCGTTGGGTCGGCCAAGGAAATCGCCGCACTGCGCGCCAAGAAACTGTCCGGAACCAGGCGGGCCGCGGTCAGCTGATGGCGTCCCATGGCGATGGCCAGGCGGGCGCCAGACGACGGCGGGCGGTCCTCTTTGACGTGGACGGGACGCTGGTGGACTCTGCCTATATCCACACGGTCGCGTGGTGGCAGGCCTTCCGCCAACAAGGGCACGATGTGCCCATGGCCTCCATCCACCGGTGCGTGGGGATGGGCGGAGCCCGCCTGGTGGACAGTCTCCTGCCTTCCGGCCGTGACAAGTCTGCCGACGAGGTGATCCTGGCCAGCCACGCTGCCCTCTTTGCCGCCAGTTGGCCCTTGCTGCGTCCCTTGGGCGGCGCGAAGGAACTGCTGGCGCAGTGCCATGCAGGCGGGCTGGCGGTGGCTTTGGCTTCGTCTGCGCGCAAACAGGACCTGCAGGCCACCAGGAAGGCTCTGGGTGCGGACGCCTTCATCCATGCGGCCACCAGTGCCGATGATGCCACGGCCAGCAAGCCTGCGCCGGACATCCTGGTTGCCGCGCTGGAAGCCGTCGGGGTGGAGGCTGCGAATGCCGTCTATGTTGGCGACGCGGTGTGGGACATGAAAGCGGCGGCAGCGCTGGACATTCCGGCGGTGGGGCTGAGCTGCGGCGGCACGAGCGCGGCCGAACTCCGCGACGCCGGCGCCGCGGAGGTCTACGAAGGGCCGGGGGATCTTCTGGCGAACCTCCATGCCGGTGCCATCGGCAGGTTGCTTTCGTTGGAGTCCCGGGTCTGATGGGCTAGACGGACGCGCCGCCGGCAGCGTTGTTCCTCTCGGCGGTGCCATTAACGACGCCTTCATCGGCGGTGGCGGGTTTGGCCCAGGACACTGCAACCTCAACGGAACCGTCGTCGTTCCGTTCCACGTCAGTGACCACCTCGGACACGCTCGCGCCCATGGCCAGGATCTTCGCCCGGTAGGTGGTGACCAGCTCCTCCAGGCTGGATTCCGTCCATTCGCCGGGGCGCATGCGGGTGGAAATCTCAACTGGTTCCGGCTGGTAGAGCGTCATGGCGGGTCCTCTTCCCTCTCTCTTGATGAAACATTTCCCTCTCTACGCTAGGAGCCTTGGCCCGCCACCACAAGGATTTAATCAGTGTGCTTACTTTTGTCCCGCAGAGCGGCTAGCGTCGAATCAGCGGCGCTCGTCCGGACCACGAAAGGAAGACGATGAAGGCACTTACGTGGCAAGGCAAGCGCTCAGTAAGCGTGAAAGACGTACCTGATCCGGTAATCCAGGAACGCACAGATGCCATCGTCCGGATAACTTCCACGGCAATCTGCGGTTCGGACCTCCACCTGTACGAGGTGCTGGGGCCCTACATGCACAAGGGTGACGTTATTGGGCACGAACCCATGGGCATAGTGGAGGAAGTAGGCCACGGTATCACCAACCTCCGCACGGGCGACCGGGTTGTCATACCGTTCAACATTTCCTGTGGCCATTGCTACATGTGCCGCCAGGGGCTTCAGTCACAGTGTGAGACGACGCAAGTTCGGGGCAAAGGCTCAGGGGCCGCACTGTTCGGGTACTCCGAACTGTACGGCTCCGTCCCGGGCGGCCAGGCCCAGTACCTGCGGGTGCCGCATGCCGACTATGGCCCGGTGAAGATCGGGCAGGAGTTGCCGGACGAGCGTTACCTCTTCCTCTCCGATATCCTCCCCACGGCCTGGCAGGGCGTGGAGTACGCCGATGTTGCGCCTGGCGGCACGCTGGCGGTGCTGGGCCTGGGCCCGGTGGGCCAGTTCGCTGTCCGCATCGGAGCCGTCCGTGGCCTGCGCATTCTGGGCGTGGACCCCGTTCCGGAGCGGCGCGAGATGGCGGCGCGGCACGGCGCAGAGACCGTGGATTACAGCGATACCCTCGCAGCGGAGCTTCGGGAGCTGACAGACGGAAGAGGACCCGACGCGGTGCTCGACGCCGTCGGCATGGAGGCCCACGGTTCGCCGGCGGCAGGTTTTGCCCACCAGGCGCTGGGGCTGCTGCCGGACAAGCTCGCGCAGAAAGCCATGGAAACCGCCGGCGTGGACCGGCTGGCGGCACTGCATACAGCGATCGACGCAGTGCGCCGCGGCGGAACCGTCTCGCTCAGCGGTGTCTACGGCGGCCAGGCCAGCCCCATGCCGCTGCTTAGCATGTTCGATAAGCAGATACAGCTGCGGATGGGCCAGTGCAATGTCCGGCGCTGGACTGATGAACTGCTTCCTTTCCTCGAGGACGACGCCGATCCGCTGGGTGTGATGGACCTGGTCACCCACCGGGGGACGCTGGATGAAGCCCCGGCGCTGTACGAGAAGTTCCAGAAGAAGGAAGACGGCTGCATCAAGGTGGTCCTTAGGCCCTGGGGCTGACTTGTCCTCCTAGCCGTGGTGGCGCTCCCGCCACGCATCATCCTCAAGGTGGGCGCCGGCCATCGGCCCCATTTGAAGCATGCCTCCGTCCACGGCCCAGGACGCCCCCGTGACGTAGGCTGACGCCGGCGATGCCAGGAAGGCCACCACGGCGGCTACCTCCCTGGCCCTCCCGGACCGGCCAAGCGGAATGCCGGGGTTGATGGCCGGCTGCGGGTCGTCGCCTTCTTTGCCCGACATCGGCGTGGAAATGGCGCCCGGGGCCACGGAGTTGGCGGTAATCCCGAACTCCGCCAGCTCCAGGGCGATGGTCTTGATGAGGCCGCCCAGCCCATGCTTGGCCGCCACATAGGCTGCCGCATGGACCTTGGGCTGTGATTCGTGCACGCTGGTGACGGCGATGATCCGCCCACCCCGGCCAGCGGCCACCATCCGCCGCGCCGCCGCCTGGATGCAGATGAACGCGCCGTTGAGGTTGATGTCCATCGTGCTTGCCCAGGTCCGGTACTCGAGGTCAAGGAATCCGCGGCCGTCGCCCGCACCTGCATTGTTAACGAACACATCCACTCCGCCCAGCTGATCGGCCAGCTCATCAATGACCGCGGCGCAGCGGGGGATGTCGGTGGTGTCCAACCGTACGATAACGGCCCTTTGCCCGGCAGCTGCCACCTGGTCCGCAGTGTGCCGTGCGCCCGCTTCATCCGAGTGCCAGGTGACTCCCACATCCAGTCCTGCCTGTGCCAGGGCAACAGCCGTGGCACGGCCGATTCCGGAGTCACTTCCCGTGACGATTGCGGTACGGGGCAAGAATTCCACAGTCCTGTCCTTTCGTCGCGGGCACTATGCGTGGGCCACATCCACTACGCAGAAGCGGTTGCCGTCCGGGTCAGCCAGCACAATGAAGTCGGGGTCGTCAGGATAGAGGTCCCAGTCCACCCGGGTAGCACCCAGGTCGAGAAGGCGGGCCACCTCGGCGTCCTGGTTGTCCGCGTAGAGATCCAGGTGGATCCGCGGGTGCTCCTGCACAGGGGTCTCGCTGA from Arthrobacter pascens includes:
- a CDS encoding zinc-dependent alcohol dehydrogenase, whose amino-acid sequence is MKALTWQGKRSVSVKDVPDPVIQERTDAIVRITSTAICGSDLHLYEVLGPYMHKGDVIGHEPMGIVEEVGHGITNLRTGDRVVIPFNISCGHCYMCRQGLQSQCETTQVRGKGSGAALFGYSELYGSVPGGQAQYLRVPHADYGPVKIGQELPDERYLFLSDILPTAWQGVEYADVAPGGTLAVLGLGPVGQFAVRIGAVRGLRILGVDPVPERREMAARHGAETVDYSDTLAAELRELTDGRGPDAVLDAVGMEAHGSPAAGFAHQALGLLPDKLAQKAMETAGVDRLAALHTAIDAVRRGGTVSLSGVYGGQASPMPLLSMFDKQIQLRMGQCNVRRWTDELLPFLEDDADPLGVMDLVTHRGTLDEAPALYEKFQKKEDGCIKVVLRPWG
- a CDS encoding SDR family oxidoreductase, whose translation is MEFLPRTAIVTGSDSGIGRATAVALAQAGLDVGVTWHSDEAGARHTADQVAAAGQRAVIVRLDTTDIPRCAAVIDELADQLGGVDVFVNNAGAGDGRGFLDLEYRTWASTMDINLNGAFICIQAAARRMVAAGRGGRIIAVTSVHESQPKVHAAAYVAAKHGLGGLIKTIALELAEFGITANSVAPGAISTPMSGKEGDDPQPAINPGIPLGRSGRAREVAAVVAFLASPASAYVTGASWAVDGGMLQMGPMAGAHLEDDAWRERHHG
- a CDS encoding VOC family protein produces the protein MLAIGTTVLGVEDVPRSTAFWCDALGYVPREDGDDTWVVLIPQTGGGARLALMLSETPVQEHPRIHLDLYADNQDAEVARLLDLGATRVDWDLYPDDPDFIVLADPDGNRFCVVDVAHA
- a CDS encoding DUF72 domain-containing protein, which produces MAIHIGTSGWSYDHWENVLYPPGLPARDRLQHYVSRFGTVELNASFYRWPRDTSFASWRRRLPSGFSMSVKAPRGLTHGKKLYAPEVWLERIARCWHELGDKRAVLLVQLPPQMGRDDARLDYFLSAMPWWIRVAVEFRHPSWDHPDVFGLLERHQAAYCIMSGANLPCILKTTAPFVYVRLHGPDHQHLYGGSYSDTDLHWWADRIREWSGRGQDVFVYFNNDGGGNAVRNAETLRWIVGEG
- a CDS encoding glycoside hydrolase family 15 protein, which encodes MARIEDYAVVGDLHTAALVSTAGSIDWLCLPRFDSPACFNALLDTPEAGRWLLAPEGGGTCARRGYRDGTLVLETEWETPQGTVRVIDFMPPRDEVADIVRIVEGVSGTVRMHSELALRFDYGHIVPWVRKDELGVHAIAGPDAVYFVTKAPVSGEDMRSVSDFTVRAGERVPFVLTWAPSHVPRPHSVDAEEVLGTTVAFWRGWASQCTVKGKYQDAVVRSLVTLKALTYAPTGGIVAAVTTSLPEQLGGPRNWDYRYCWLRDATMTLQALLAAGYTAEAAAWRDWLLRAVAGDPADLQIMYGIHGERRLPEMELPWLAGYENSTPVRIGNGAAEQLQLDVWGEVLDCLALTRNSLLKHPDEAWDVQVALMQHLETIWDQPDNGLWEMRGPRRHFTHSKVMAWVAADRMVKGVRESGLPGPVERWEALRDTIHRDVMANGFDAARNTFVQAYGRPELDASLLLIPRVGFLPPDDPKVVGTIDAIQRELTEGGFVLRYRPADSDDGLPGDEGVFLACSFWMVEALLGAGRRRESVELFERLLELRNDVGLLSEEWAVRAGRQLGNTPQAFSHFGLVTSALELHQDTFRRSDMPIPPESGRVA
- a CDS encoding HAD family hydrolase, translated to MASHGDGQAGARRRRAVLFDVDGTLVDSAYIHTVAWWQAFRQQGHDVPMASIHRCVGMGGARLVDSLLPSGRDKSADEVILASHAALFAASWPLLRPLGGAKELLAQCHAGGLAVALASSARKQDLQATRKALGADAFIHAATSADDATASKPAPDILVAALEAVGVEAANAVYVGDAVWDMKAAAALDIPAVGLSCGGTSAAELRDAGAAEVYEGPGDLLANLHAGAIGRLLSLESRV
- a CDS encoding GAF and ANTAR domain-containing protein, with translation MEHPSPPEMVSGKVQDLLLDTQDVGDFLNELARYTAEDLSGPRGEVLCGITLLRHRTAATVASSGERAQLLDELQYNYDDGPCLRCAREGVLVHIPDFRTETMWPDYTAVVLEHGIHSVLAVPFELSGDEARAGLNLYSDRAHAFDAEAVEHAVSYVAQASKGLRLAVRLAQRSDAATNLKAALDSRTVIDTAVGIIIAQNRCSQDEAIELIKSASSTRNVKLREVAAAIVYSAGGGSLKTHFV